A portion of the Stella humosa genome contains these proteins:
- a CDS encoding plasmid mobilization protein — protein sequence MPLTDGFNRNAKPPFHNKHEARNGRKKTRPFSIRLTEDERRHLEAAAGRVPIGAYVRQRLLGESQQRRPTRSRLVVRDQLAIAGLLAELGQSRLASNLNQLAKAANIGALPVTPDTEKELVDACANVRQMRDALMRALGLREAAGP from the coding sequence ATGCCCCTGACCGACGGCTTCAACCGCAACGCCAAGCCGCCATTCCATAACAAGCACGAGGCACGGAACGGACGCAAGAAGACCCGTCCCTTCAGCATCCGCCTGACCGAGGACGAGCGCCGCCACCTGGAAGCGGCCGCCGGCCGCGTGCCGATCGGCGCCTATGTCCGGCAGCGGCTGCTGGGCGAGAGCCAGCAGCGCCGGCCAACGCGCAGCCGCCTTGTCGTCCGCGATCAGCTGGCGATCGCCGGCCTGCTGGCCGAGTTGGGCCAGTCGCGGCTCGCCAGCAACCTGAACCAGCTGGCCAAGGCGGCGAACATCGGCGCCCTGCCCGTCACGCCCGATACCGAGAAGGAGCTGGTCGACGCCTGCGCGAACGTGCGGCAGATGCGTGATGCCCTGATGCGGGCGCTCGGTCTTCGCGAGGCCGCCGGCCCATGA
- a CDS encoding UbiA family prenyltransferase: protein MTVIVPAFATLCLVRAPAVAMSALLTLLGARLAGTDDDLPTALLAAAAVALATAGGNTLNDVHDCQTDRVNRADRPIPSGLIGLGPARVIAHLGLLAAAICSAFLSPWCLAICLANCGLLIVYARHSKGLGPLKAMIVGYLVGSTVLFAALSPTRVDWVLLTLATCAGLATVAREIVKDIEDIAGDRSVGARTMPIRFGIPGSRRVANFALVLAVALSFLPWAAGAQDPAAFVVLIAGAAILGSSLAVPDAGRAQRLIMAGSVVEMAAFLLLGT, encoded by the coding sequence ATGACGGTGATCGTCCCGGCATTCGCAACCTTGTGCCTCGTCCGTGCGCCTGCGGTCGCTATGTCGGCCCTGCTGACGCTCTTGGGCGCCCGGCTGGCGGGTACGGATGACGACCTTCCGACCGCGCTCCTGGCGGCAGCGGCTGTAGCGTTGGCTACAGCGGGCGGCAACACTCTGAACGACGTCCACGACTGCCAGACAGACCGGGTGAACCGCGCGGACCGGCCCATTCCTTCAGGCTTGATCGGACTCGGTCCAGCACGGGTGATCGCCCATCTCGGACTTCTCGCGGCGGCGATCTGCTCGGCGTTCCTTTCCCCATGGTGTCTGGCGATCTGCCTGGCCAATTGCGGGCTGTTGATCGTCTATGCCCGGCATTCCAAGGGCCTCGGCCCACTCAAGGCCATGATCGTTGGTTATCTGGTTGGGTCGACCGTGCTCTTCGCGGCCCTGAGCCCCACCCGTGTCGACTGGGTTTTGCTGACGCTCGCCACCTGCGCCGGCCTTGCTACCGTGGCGAGGGAAATCGTCAAGGATATCGAGGACATCGCCGGAGATCGGTCGGTCGGCGCGCGCACCATGCCCATTCGCTTCGGCATCCCCGGCAGCCGCCGAGTTGCCAACTTCGCCCTGGTGCTCGCGGTCGCCCTATCGTTCCTGCCCTGGGCAGCCGGTGCTCAGGATCCGGCCGCCTTCGTGGTGCTGATCGCGGGCGCTGCCATCCTTGGCTCTTCGCTGGCGGTACCCGATGCCGGCCGCGCCCAGCGCCTGATCATGGCCGGCTCGGTAGTCGAGATGGCCGCCTTCCTTCTCCTGGGGACGTGA
- a CDS encoding NAD(P)/FAD-dependent oxidoreductase codes for MTYDIIIVGGGPAGTTAAMYAARAGLRTLLLEKARFPRDKICGDAISGKAVTILDELGLVDGVRRLPGAEVRHILFGSPDHIGADIDLSRAADPSRVMGFVTRRADFDAFLFAAAIRSGVECREGFSVEDLMLDATGSVCGVRGRSLASNQIEELAARIVLGADGYRSIVARRAGLYAHDPEHTATGVRAYYRNVSGLSDRIELHYVDAVRPGYLWIFPLDGDMANVGIGMLGGAMKRDGVNLVETLDRLVQDPFLAPRLATAVQVGRTVGWQLPLGSRRRPASGDGYMLLGDAAGLIDPFTGEGIGNAMFSGRRAVAMAVQALTECDTGAASLSRYDDALWAEVGDELAVSARLQRIARFRPLLEFTIRKAARSPRVRDMICAMIANEFPRKALTRPAFYFDLLFR; via the coding sequence ATGACCTACGACATCATCATCGTCGGCGGGGGGCCGGCCGGCACCACCGCCGCGATGTACGCCGCCCGCGCAGGCCTGCGCACGCTGTTGCTGGAGAAGGCCCGCTTTCCCCGGGACAAGATCTGCGGCGACGCGATCAGCGGCAAGGCCGTCACGATTCTTGACGAACTGGGCTTGGTCGACGGTGTGCGGCGGCTGCCCGGGGCCGAGGTCCGTCACATCCTGTTCGGCAGTCCAGACCACATCGGCGCCGATATCGACTTGTCGCGAGCGGCAGACCCAAGTCGCGTAATGGGTTTCGTCACCCGTCGGGCGGACTTCGACGCATTTCTCTTCGCTGCCGCCATTCGATCGGGGGTCGAGTGCCGCGAGGGCTTCTCGGTCGAGGATCTGATGCTCGATGCCACCGGATCTGTCTGCGGGGTTCGCGGACGGAGCCTCGCCAGCAACCAGATCGAAGAGTTGGCCGCGCGCATCGTGCTCGGGGCCGATGGCTACCGCTCGATCGTCGCCCGCCGAGCCGGTCTGTACGCTCACGACCCGGAGCATACGGCGACTGGGGTACGCGCCTACTACCGGAACGTCAGCGGGCTCTCCGACCGTATCGAACTTCATTACGTCGATGCGGTTCGGCCAGGCTACCTGTGGATCTTTCCCCTAGACGGCGACATGGCCAATGTGGGGATCGGCATGCTGGGCGGCGCGATGAAGAGGGACGGGGTGAACCTCGTCGAGACGCTGGACCGTCTGGTGCAAGATCCCTTCCTGGCGCCACGTCTGGCTACAGCCGTCCAGGTCGGCCGCACGGTCGGTTGGCAGCTGCCACTCGGTAGCCGTCGTCGGCCGGCATCCGGCGACGGATACATGCTGCTAGGCGATGCCGCCGGGCTGATCGATCCGTTCACAGGCGAGGGAATCGGCAATGCCATGTTCTCCGGCCGGCGGGCGGTGGCGATGGCCGTGCAGGCACTGACGGAATGCGATACCGGCGCCGCTAGTCTTTCACGATACGACGATGCGCTGTGGGCTGAGGTCGGCGACGAGCTAGCCGTCAGTGCGCGCCTGCAGCGCATCGCGCGCTTCCGCCCGCTGCTGGAGTTCACCATCCGCAAGGCGGCACGCAGTCCGCGGGTCCGCGACATGATCTGCGCAATGATCGCCAACGAGTTTCCACGCAAGGCGCTGACGCGGCCGGCCTTCTACTTCGACCTGCTGTTCCGATGA
- a CDS encoding polyprenyl synthetase family protein: protein MPVIEKIRTADAGWLRHRVDGRLRELLGAKPGIGLHAAMADATLRGGRRLRATLTLLSCRAVGGQDEDALDLACAVEMVHSASLALDDLPAMDDASERRGEPSLHRRHGEATTILAAIALLARAFEITSACDHARGTDAVARLARTIGEHGMCAGQFEDLVTRRSGRAVGLDVHRIETLHRRKSGCIVATACELGAVAGGGGVRAADALAEYGMRLGIAYQIIDDLADHARDAAAGQPNYAATAGAMAARDRVRHLLVEAGRIVRGVGIDPAAIEAYVEGLVAGCGTPDGNPQ from the coding sequence ATGCCGGTGATCGAGAAAATTCGCACCGCTGACGCCGGCTGGCTGCGCCACCGGGTCGATGGCCGGTTGCGCGAACTGTTAGGAGCCAAGCCTGGGATTGGCCTGCACGCGGCGATGGCCGACGCGACGCTACGCGGCGGCAGGCGGCTGCGAGCGACGCTTACCCTGCTCTCCTGCCGAGCGGTCGGCGGCCAGGATGAGGATGCGCTCGACCTCGCCTGCGCGGTGGAGATGGTGCACTCGGCGTCGCTGGCGCTGGACGACCTTCCCGCAATGGATGATGCCAGTGAACGGAGGGGCGAGCCCTCGCTGCATCGGCGCCATGGCGAGGCGACCACCATTCTGGCAGCGATAGCGCTGCTCGCACGCGCCTTCGAGATCACGAGCGCCTGCGACCATGCCCGCGGGACGGACGCCGTGGCCCGGCTGGCACGAACAATCGGCGAGCATGGCATGTGCGCCGGCCAGTTCGAAGACCTGGTGACGCGCCGCAGCGGCCGCGCGGTCGGGCTGGATGTACACCGCATCGAGACGCTGCACCGGCGCAAAAGCGGCTGCATCGTTGCCACCGCGTGTGAACTGGGCGCCGTAGCCGGCGGCGGCGGGGTGCGGGCTGCCGACGCGCTGGCCGAGTATGGGATGCGCCTCGGCATCGCCTACCAGATTATCGACGATCTCGCTGACCACGCCCGGGACGCCGCGGCAGGACAACCCAACTACGCCGCCACGGCGGGCGCGATGGCGGCACGGGATCGCGTTCGTCATCTGCTTGTCGAGGCCGGTCGCATCGTCCGCGGGGTCGGAATCGACCCGGCAGCAATCGAAGCTTACGTGGAGGGCTTGGTCGCCGGCTGCGGCACCCCGGATGGGAACCCCCAATGA
- a CDS encoding metal-dependent hydrolase, giving the protein MDLATHAVAGLLVARTRAAWVGRAEPAAVLVAASLLPDIDMVVVVVDPTRAALLRHTLTHSLVVMPALAAGFALLARGAGGRDGFVATFLLAATGMAVHVALDLLNAYGVLLFYPLSEARIDLGLLFVIDPVFTGILAGGLGLSFWPSDRHRMLVARLAVLLAVSHIGVAALLRDRAAEMLAANASGLVVGLVPEPLAPWHWRGIAAHPGGYDQFAIRPVAGRILALPPVASASTEPAVAVVRRSALPWGLDAFLRAPVWRVDGSRVTVHDLRFRFSNLGNDWDPFDFSFDVVDQPEVGTRLVGTTLGERIARSLATLSAIAAAKRGLTDAGDRENSHR; this is encoded by the coding sequence ATGGACCTCGCGACCCATGCCGTTGCAGGACTGCTCGTCGCACGGACCCGCGCCGCGTGGGTCGGGCGCGCCGAGCCGGCGGCGGTCCTCGTCGCAGCGTCGTTGCTGCCGGACATCGACATGGTCGTGGTGGTTGTGGATCCGACGCGCGCGGCCCTGCTGCGCCATACGCTGACGCATTCCCTCGTGGTCATGCCTGCACTGGCAGCCGGCTTCGCCCTGCTCGCGCGCGGCGCCGGCGGTCGGGACGGCTTTGTGGCCACTTTCCTGCTGGCCGCTACGGGAATGGCCGTCCATGTCGCGCTCGATCTGCTCAACGCCTATGGCGTGCTGCTCTTCTATCCCCTATCGGAAGCGCGGATCGACCTGGGATTGCTCTTCGTCATCGACCCGGTCTTCACCGGAATTCTCGCAGGCGGACTTGGACTCTCCTTCTGGCCTTCGGATCGTCACCGGATGCTGGTGGCACGATTGGCAGTCCTACTGGCGGTGTCGCATATCGGGGTCGCAGCGCTCCTGCGCGACCGAGCGGCCGAGATGTTGGCAGCAAACGCCAGCGGCCTGGTCGTCGGCCTTGTTCCGGAGCCTCTAGCGCCCTGGCATTGGCGCGGTATCGCGGCCCATCCTGGCGGCTACGACCAGTTTGCCATCAGACCGGTGGCCGGCCGCATCCTGGCGCTACCTCCGGTCGCATCCGCCAGCACCGAACCGGCGGTTGCCGTCGTCCGCCGATCGGCCCTGCCATGGGGCTTGGATGCATTCCTGCGTGCTCCTGTCTGGCGGGTGGACGGTTCGCGGGTGACCGTGCACGACCTGCGATTTCGCTTCTCCAACCTCGGCAACGACTGGGATCCGTTCGATTTCTCATTCGACGTCGTCGACCAGCCGGAGGTCGGGACGCGGTTGGTTGGCACGACGCTAGGCGAGCGGATTGCCCGGTCGCTGGCGACCCTGTCGGCGATCGCCGCAGCCAAAAGGGGACTGACCGATGCCGGTGATCGAGAAAATTCGCACCGCTGA
- a CDS encoding ABC transporter permease, with translation MVGIFRTGVPQLDETQGYVLLTRAQTLEERPNVVNQIHVRLADNTRAITLARRLEVDHGFRAEPWQETHGSVLDLFGILNGVTYTALGGLFMMSGTAVYNIVSTITMEKVRDIAILRSLGFPARFVAAMFLVEGVVLGLLGALAGCLLGHAAVSVLGRVPVEIQGPIIQSNHFLLFDWAGHYAIAAAAAVATAGLGALLPARRAAGTDPLVVLRGAVG, from the coding sequence GTGGTCGGCATCTTCCGCACCGGCGTGCCGCAGTTGGACGAGACCCAGGGCTATGTCCTGCTGACGCGCGCGCAAACGCTGGAGGAACGGCCCAACGTAGTCAATCAGATCCATGTCCGCCTCGCAGACAACACGCGCGCGATCACCCTCGCCCGCCGGCTGGAGGTCGACCACGGTTTCCGTGCCGAACCCTGGCAGGAGACGCATGGCAGCGTACTCGACCTTTTCGGCATCCTGAACGGCGTCACCTATACCGCGCTAGGCGGCTTATTCATGATGTCGGGGACGGCCGTCTACAACATCGTGTCGACGATCACGATGGAGAAGGTGCGCGACATTGCGATCTTGCGGTCGCTCGGCTTCCCCGCCCGGTTCGTCGCTGCGATGTTCCTGGTCGAGGGCGTCGTGCTGGGCCTGCTGGGAGCGTTAGCAGGCTGCCTTCTGGGCCATGCCGCGGTGTCTGTGCTCGGCCGCGTGCCAGTCGAAATCCAGGGGCCGATCATCCAGTCGAACCACTTCCTGCTCTTCGACTGGGCCGGTCACTACGCGATCGCCGCCGCCGCCGCCGTGGCGACTGCAGGTCTGGGCGCGCTGCTGCCCGCGCGACGGGCAGCGGGGACAGACCCGCTGGTCGTGCTGCGCGGGGCAGTCGGGTAA
- a CDS encoding ABC transporter permease gives MPLFIEIALAHLAERPRQTLSAIAGIALGAAFFIGIAALLRGFQHDFVAKLIDVAPHIVIKDEYRVPASQPLERAHARSLVVVAGVRPRPPARGIKNVAALMADLAVEPAAFAAPVMRAPVVLRYGTVAEPVTLFGIEPDLHRHVSSLDRDLRVGALADLSAAADGVILGKGWRGGWGGRA, from the coding sequence ATGCCGCTGTTCATCGAGATCGCGCTGGCGCATCTGGCGGAGAGGCCACGGCAGACCCTGTCCGCCATCGCCGGTATCGCGCTGGGCGCGGCGTTCTTCATCGGCATCGCAGCGCTCCTGCGCGGTTTTCAGCACGACTTCGTGGCCAAGCTGATCGACGTGGCGCCACACATCGTGATCAAGGACGAGTACAGGGTGCCGGCGTCGCAGCCGCTGGAACGGGCCCACGCCCGCAGCCTCGTGGTCGTCGCCGGCGTCCGGCCGCGTCCCCCGGCCCGCGGCATCAAGAACGTCGCGGCGCTTATGGCCGACCTTGCAGTCGAGCCGGCCGCCTTCGCCGCACCGGTGATGCGGGCGCCGGTCGTGCTGCGATACGGCACCGTCGCCGAGCCGGTCACTTTGTTCGGGATCGAGCCCGATCTCCATCGCCACGTGAGCAGCCTCGACCGCGATCTCCGGGTTGGGGCGTTGGCGGATCTGTCGGCTGCCGCCGACGGGGTGATCCTGGGGAAGGGGTGGCGCGGCGGCTGGGGCGGGCGGGCGTGA
- a CDS encoding calcium-binding protein, with product MVQVTIQNYAVDATDIAGAINLDGVEVSGEPALTATQIAATLSDGRAITIIGSFQPVIDALAANNLDLLMAGIDHIRLDAVLVSVGGASWISMAGIDLTGPEVLAFLDASDIDNETDVGDDDIDNGVSFLFTGNDTIVSALGDDTLRGYGGDDIVLGMGGNDLVYGDAGNDEVNGNLGNDTVHGGQGTDFVRGGQGTDLVYGEDGDDWHVNGNIGNDTVYGGFGNDSVFGGQGNDFLVGDIFEYGAGGNDFLIANLGNDTLVGDPGNDTLQGGEGIDTFSIYTGDGRDVIIDFDAATEVIELEPNINGIGYTAASSFSVLLARITADGLGNSVIDLGAGNTLRVEGVLPGQLHASNFDFVF from the coding sequence ATGGTCCAAGTCACGATCCAGAACTACGCCGTGGACGCGACCGACATTGCCGGCGCGATCAACCTTGACGGCGTCGAAGTGTCCGGTGAGCCCGCGCTGACGGCCACGCAAATTGCAGCCACCCTGTCCGACGGGCGAGCGATCACGATCATCGGATCTTTTCAACCCGTGATCGACGCTCTCGCGGCCAACAATCTCGACCTCCTGATGGCCGGGATCGACCATATCCGGCTCGACGCCGTCCTCGTCTCGGTCGGTGGCGCATCCTGGATAAGCATGGCCGGCATCGACCTGACCGGTCCCGAAGTACTGGCCTTTCTTGATGCGAGCGACATCGACAACGAGACGGACGTCGGCGATGACGACATCGATAACGGCGTGTCGTTTCTCTTCACCGGCAACGACACCATTGTCTCGGCGCTCGGGGATGACACGCTGCGCGGTTATGGCGGCGACGACATCGTACTCGGCATGGGCGGCAACGATCTGGTCTATGGGGACGCCGGCAACGATGAAGTCAATGGCAATCTCGGCAACGATACCGTCCACGGCGGCCAGGGCACAGACTTCGTGCGGGGTGGCCAAGGCACCGATCTTGTCTATGGCGAGGACGGGGATGACTGGCATGTCAACGGCAATATTGGCAACGACACCGTATATGGCGGCTTCGGCAACGACTCGGTGTTCGGCGGACAGGGCAATGACTTCCTGGTCGGGGACATTTTCGAGTACGGCGCCGGCGGCAACGACTTCCTGATCGCCAACCTGGGAAACGACACTCTGGTCGGCGACCCCGGCAACGACACCCTGCAGGGCGGGGAAGGCATCGATACCTTCTCGATCTATACCGGCGACGGGCGCGACGTGATCATTGACTTCGATGCCGCAACCGAGGTGATCGAACTGGAGCCGAACATCAACGGCATCGGCTACACGGCCGCCAGTAGCTTCTCGGTGCTGCTGGCCAGGATCACCGCCGACGGACTGGGGAACAGCGTGATCGACCTGGGAGCGGGCAACACCCTGCGGGTCGAGGGGGTGCTGCCCGGCCAGTTGCATGCCAGCAACTTCGATTTCGTCTTCTAG
- a CDS encoding efflux RND transporter periplasmic adaptor subunit has protein sequence MRRYRPSIALVIAALVILAWIVEARILAPPVLRTTTPRWGPLAEGVYATGVVEPLAWAKVRTEAGGRLVSLLVTEGQDVAAGELLAQIDDQKQRARIAELEARLRYLEAERERQRALVAGGAASRKTLELLHSEFDQAAAQRVVAGEELRQTRVTAPIGGRALRREGRVGEVVVPGTLLFWIGSPRAQLIVAQIDEEYFPRVEPGQRALVSADAHPGRSFAGRVIERTPFGDPDQRSFRIRIALDVAPGTLEPAESLSLGMTVEVNVVVRSADRALLVPRASIAGTGLWVVEAGRTSYRPIRIGLRGRDLVEVLEGLVGDEEIVLDPPVSLVSGARVRPLREPAENAAHSW, from the coding sequence ATGCGACGCTATCGGCCGTCCATTGCCCTCGTCATCGCCGCTCTGGTGATTCTGGCCTGGATTGTCGAGGCGCGGATTCTGGCGCCCCCGGTCCTCCGCACTACCACGCCCCGCTGGGGGCCGCTGGCCGAGGGTGTCTATGCCACCGGCGTGGTCGAACCGCTGGCCTGGGCCAAGGTCCGGACAGAGGCCGGCGGGCGTCTCGTCTCGCTGTTGGTAACGGAAGGGCAAGACGTGGCAGCTGGTGAACTGCTGGCCCAGATCGACGACCAGAAGCAGCGCGCCCGGATCGCCGAGCTCGAAGCCCGGCTCCGCTATCTCGAGGCAGAGCGCGAACGCCAGCGCGCCCTCGTCGCCGGGGGGGCGGCGAGCCGCAAGACACTCGAACTGCTGCACAGCGAGTTCGACCAAGCCGCGGCGCAGAGGGTGGTGGCCGGGGAGGAACTGCGCCAGACCCGGGTGACGGCTCCGATCGGCGGCCGCGCGCTGCGGCGTGAGGGCCGGGTCGGCGAGGTCGTCGTTCCCGGCACGCTGCTCTTCTGGATCGGCAGCCCACGGGCGCAGCTGATCGTGGCTCAGATCGACGAAGAGTACTTCCCCCGGGTCGAACCTGGCCAGCGCGCGCTCGTCAGTGCCGATGCCCACCCCGGACGCAGCTTCGCCGGCCGCGTGATCGAGCGTACGCCCTTCGGCGATCCCGACCAGCGGTCGTTCAGAATTCGCATCGCCCTCGACGTGGCCCCGGGCACGCTCGAGCCGGCCGAATCCCTATCACTTGGGATGACCGTCGAGGTCAACGTCGTGGTGCGCTCGGCAGATCGCGCTCTGCTCGTCCCCCGGGCATCGATCGCCGGCACGGGCCTCTGGGTGGTCGAGGCTGGGCGGACCAGTTATCGCCCTATCAGGATCGGTCTGCGCGGGCGGGATCTGGTCGAGGTTCTCGAGGGGTTGGTTGGCGATGAAGAGATAGTGCTTGACCCACCGGTGTCGCTGGTCAGCGGCGCTCGCGTCCGGCCGCTCCGCGAGCCCGCCGAGAATGCGGCGCATTCCTGGTAG
- a CDS encoding ABC transporter ATP-binding protein, which produces MARGVSRILPGAVPVALVRNIDLTIGKSEFVAITGPSGSGKSSLLYLLGLLDLPTTGSIEFHGQDTSAMDEATMAALRLSHIGFVFQFHFLLPEFTVLDNLLIPMRRKGGQPLDRMRDRAGAILAALQLDGEAAKRPDQLSGGQRQRAALARALANDPDYILADEPTGNLDTKNAAIVFDMLDRRRCEKERTVIVVTHDLGLAERAHRRVHLVDGRIVADRAA; this is translated from the coding sequence GTGGCCCGCGGCGTAAGCCGCATCCTGCCCGGTGCAGTCCCCGTGGCTCTCGTTCGCAACATCGATCTAACCATCGGCAAGAGTGAGTTCGTCGCGATCACCGGACCGTCGGGGTCCGGCAAATCGTCGTTGCTCTATCTGCTGGGCCTGCTCGACCTGCCGACCACGGGTTCGATCGAATTCCACGGCCAAGACACCAGCGCAATGGACGAGGCGACCATGGCAGCACTGAGGCTGAGCCATATCGGGTTCGTCTTCCAGTTCCATTTCTTGCTGCCCGAGTTCACGGTTCTCGACAATCTTCTGATCCCGATGCGCCGGAAGGGTGGGCAGCCGCTGGACCGAATGAGGGACCGAGCCGGCGCGATCCTGGCCGCGCTGCAACTCGATGGCGAGGCGGCTAAACGTCCCGACCAGCTGTCGGGTGGCCAGCGTCAGCGGGCGGCCCTGGCGCGTGCACTCGCCAACGACCCGGACTACATCCTGGCCGACGAACCGACTGGCAATCTCGACACGAAGAACGCGGCCATCGTCTTCGACATGCTGGACCGGCGCCGATGTGAAAAGGAACGGACAGTCATTGTCGTGACCCACGATCTCGGGCTGGCCGAGCGCGCCCATCGGCGGGTCCATCTGGTCGATGGGCGCATCGTCGCCGATCGAGCCGCCTGA
- a CDS encoding cytochrome b: MAQRAGTSVRGYTGAARGAHWLTALLLAVSIPLGLVMTRIEGDLKFTLYHWHEWIGFTVWWIAVFRVAWRIGHRPPPHVPTLPAWQRAVAESVHGLLYMALLAMPIVGWIGNSAFGFPLEPFGLFRLPDLVAKDEALGRRLLDLHGWAGWAVIGLLAMHVGAALQHHFIVGDATLRRMLPRRLGGLPPG, encoded by the coding sequence ATGGCGCAACGGGCGGGGACGAGCGTGCGCGGCTATACCGGAGCGGCCCGCGGCGCCCACTGGCTGACGGCTTTGCTGCTCGCCGTCTCGATTCCGCTCGGCTTGGTGATGACGCGGATCGAGGGCGACCTGAAGTTCACCCTTTATCACTGGCACGAGTGGATCGGCTTTACCGTGTGGTGGATCGCGGTCTTCCGTGTCGCCTGGCGCATCGGCCACAGGCCGCCGCCCCATGTGCCGACCTTGCCGGCCTGGCAGCGGGCGGTGGCGGAATCGGTGCATGGGCTGCTCTACATGGCCCTGCTGGCGATGCCGATCGTCGGCTGGATCGGCAACTCGGCCTTCGGCTTTCCCCTGGAGCCGTTCGGCCTGTTTCGCCTGCCCGACCTGGTGGCCAAGGACGAGGCGCTGGGCCGTCGCCTGCTCGACCTGCATGGCTGGGCCGGCTGGGCGGTGATCGGGCTGCTGGCGATGCATGTGGGAGCCGCCCTGCAGCACCACTTCATCGTCGGCGACGCTACCCTGCGCCGCATGCTGCCACGCCGACTGGGCGGGCTGCCGCCGGGCTGA
- a CDS encoding CobW family GTP-binding protein — MAGPLPVTIVGGYLGAGKTTLVNHLLRHADGRRLAILVNDFGELPIDVDLIEQRGAGVIGIAGGCVCCAYGSDMMGALDDLLALSPRPEHVLIECSGVALPGAVAAAIQLLSSFRLDAVIVLADAETVRSHAADRYMGDTIARQLAAADLLVLNKADLVADNTLAATSAWVAGLLAPATPIIPVRQSALPVDIVLGPQAAGAARLVLAPPQPHDPSAWDRWQTELHGPVDADRLAAALAAPELGLARAKGMVTDRSGGRRLIQVVGRRWSVTPLPDTDGPGRLIAIAAGQPIPRAALARAIGAAGG; from the coding sequence ATGGCGGGGCCGCTGCCGGTCACGATCGTCGGCGGCTATCTGGGTGCCGGCAAGACGACGCTGGTCAACCACCTGCTCCGCCACGCCGATGGCCGGCGGCTGGCCATCCTGGTGAATGATTTCGGCGAGCTGCCGATCGATGTCGACCTGATCGAGCAGCGCGGCGCCGGCGTCATCGGCATCGCCGGCGGCTGTGTCTGCTGCGCCTATGGCAGCGACATGATGGGTGCGCTCGATGACCTGCTGGCCCTGTCGCCACGGCCCGAGCATGTCCTGATCGAATGCAGCGGCGTCGCCCTGCCGGGGGCGGTGGCAGCGGCAATCCAGCTCCTGTCGTCGTTCCGGCTGGATGCGGTGATCGTGCTGGCCGACGCCGAGACGGTGCGCAGCCATGCCGCAGACCGCTACATGGGCGACACGATCGCCCGCCAGCTTGCCGCCGCCGACCTGCTGGTGCTGAACAAGGCGGACCTCGTGGCCGACAACACGCTGGCCGCGACCAGCGCCTGGGTGGCAGGCCTGCTTGCGCCCGCGACACCGATCATCCCGGTCCGGCAATCGGCCCTGCCGGTCGATATCGTCCTCGGTCCCCAGGCCGCCGGTGCCGCCCGGCTGGTGCTGGCACCGCCGCAGCCCCACGACCCGTCGGCATGGGACCGCTGGCAGACCGAGTTGCATGGCCCCGTCGACGCCGATCGCCTGGCTGCCGCCCTCGCCGCGCCGGAACTGGGCCTGGCGCGGGCCAAGGGCATGGTCACCGATCGCTCCGGCGGCCGGCGCCTGATCCAGGTCGTCGGGCGACGCTGGTCGGTGACACCCCTGCCCGATACCGATGGCCCGGGCCGACTGATCGCCATCGCCGCGGGGCAGCCCATCCCGCGCGCGGCGCTTGCCCGGGCGATTGGCGCAGCGGGCGGCTGA